The following proteins are co-located in the Syntrophorhabdus sp. genome:
- a CDS encoding Hsp20/alpha crystallin family protein has product MFLLRRPDHWPASGWRDPFEELERMRRQMDLMGSTFFRAPSGETTAGVFPMMNVTEDKDTYYVRAELPGMKAEELVISVTGNSVSISGERKLSAEDDKAQYHRREREAGTFNRIVSLPAQIESEKVEARCADGVLTVTLPKAEAAKPKRIAVKLS; this is encoded by the coding sequence ATGTTTTTGCTGCGAAGACCTGATCATTGGCCCGCGTCGGGATGGAGAGATCCCTTCGAAGAATTGGAACGGATGAGACGGCAGATGGACCTGATGGGCAGCACTTTTTTCAGGGCCCCTTCGGGCGAGACCACAGCGGGTGTCTTCCCCATGATGAACGTTACCGAGGACAAGGATACCTACTACGTGCGCGCCGAGCTTCCCGGTATGAAGGCCGAAGAGCTTGTCATCTCCGTGACGGGCAACTCCGTCTCCATCTCGGGGGAGAGAAAGCTCTCCGCCGAAGACGACAAGGCCCAGTATCACCGCAGGGAGAGAGAGGCGGGGACATTCAACCGGATCGTGAGCCTGCCTGCCCAGATCGAATCGGAGAAGGTGGAGGCGCGCTGCGCCGACGGAGTTCTCACGGTCACATTGCCCAAAGCGGAAGCTGCAAAGCCGAAACGCATCGCCGTGAAGCTGTCCTGA
- a CDS encoding zinc ribbon domain-containing protein — MKELRFSDNYNDLCVETGVNAGFQFEFFCERCSETWRTEFVPFRSGQATGWLQKASGMFGGLLGGAADAVDGLARSGFGKARDEAFQAAIEQATHHFHRCARCYQYVCDVCWNGDAGLCLNCAPDVQTEVEAARIQGEIFGATEEAARTGVAKGKKRDVKTAHQLKCPQCGAETKGAKFCPECGFKLAQKNTCPACSAEISPSAKFCPECGQKIDR; from the coding sequence ATGAAAGAGTTGAGATTCAGTGATAATTACAACGACCTCTGCGTCGAAACGGGCGTTAACGCGGGTTTCCAGTTTGAGTTCTTCTGCGAACGCTGCAGCGAGACATGGAGGACGGAATTCGTTCCTTTCCGGAGCGGTCAGGCCACGGGTTGGCTCCAGAAGGCCTCGGGCATGTTCGGCGGATTGCTGGGCGGAGCCGCGGACGCCGTCGACGGGTTGGCGCGCTCCGGTTTCGGAAAGGCACGGGACGAGGCCTTTCAGGCGGCCATCGAGCAGGCCACGCACCACTTCCACCGCTGCGCGCGCTGCTACCAGTATGTCTGCGATGTGTGCTGGAACGGCGACGCGGGGCTGTGTCTGAACTGTGCCCCTGACGTCCAAACAGAGGTCGAAGCGGCCCGTATTCAGGGCGAGATCTTCGGCGCGACGGAAGAGGCTGCCAGAACCGGCGTGGCAAAAGGTAAAAAGAGGGATGTCAAGACCGCGCATCAACTGAAATGCCCGCAATGCGGAGCCGAGACGAAGGGCGCGAAGTTCTGTCCCGAGTGCGGCTTCAAGCTGGCGCAGAAGAACACCTGTCCGGCCTGCTCCGCCGAGATCTCCCCATCGGCGAAGTTCTGCCCCGAGTGCGGACAGAAGATAGATAGATAG
- a CDS encoding amidohydrolase family protein, whose translation MAYRNHTVKIDFHTHVWPDRVAHSTVSAVCERSGIKASSDGTLEGLKRSMAAAGIDLSVVAAVATKPEQVGSIQRWLTDIRQPGIETLAAMHPADPLTLTQMKGLKQQGFRGFKLHPDYQDFFVDDPRMYPVYETVAEAGMFILFHAGVDRGLPYPVHGTPKRLAAVQKAVPELRMIAAHLGGEDAYEETAEYLLGRDVYLDTAFVLRQMPGTFRELILREHPADRLLFASDSPWMDQGEELRFLLQLPFLTDADKEKICSSNAARLLGLEG comes from the coding sequence ATGGCGTATAGAAATCACACCGTGAAGATCGACTTCCATACCCACGTCTGGCCCGATCGCGTGGCACACAGCACGGTTTCCGCGGTCTGCGAGCGGTCGGGGATCAAGGCAAGTTCCGACGGAACGCTGGAGGGGTTGAAAAGGTCCATGGCGGCCGCGGGGATCGATCTCTCCGTCGTGGCGGCCGTGGCGACAAAGCCGGAACAGGTGGGATCCATCCAACGATGGCTGACGGACATTCGACAGCCGGGCATTGAAACCCTGGCAGCGATGCATCCCGCGGACCCCCTGACCCTCACGCAGATGAAAGGGCTCAAGCAGCAGGGTTTTCGGGGTTTCAAACTCCATCCCGACTATCAGGATTTCTTCGTCGACGATCCTCGCATGTATCCCGTCTATGAGACGGTGGCGGAGGCGGGCATGTTCATTCTGTTCCATGCCGGGGTGGACCGGGGGCTTCCCTATCCGGTGCATGGGACACCGAAACGCCTCGCCGCGGTCCAGAAAGCGGTTCCGGAACTCCGCATGATCGCTGCCCACCTGGGAGGGGAAGACGCCTACGAGGAGACGGCGGAATATCTGCTGGGCAGGGACGTCTACCTGGACACCGCCTTCGTGCTGCGCCAGATGCCCGGAACGTTCCGGGAGCTCATTCTCAGGGAACATCCGGCGGACCGTTTGCTGTTCGCATCGGACAGTCCATGGATGGATCAGGGAGAAGAGCTCCGGTTCCTGCTGCAATTGCCCTTTCTGACGGATGCCGACAAGGAAAAGATCTGTTCCTCCAACGCGGCGCGGCTATTGGGACTGGAGGGCTGA
- a CDS encoding HU family DNA-binding protein, with protein sequence MTKAELVEKIAAEIKISKAAAAKALAVVTGSITQAMKKGDKVTLVGFGTFSVASRAARKGRNPRTGKEIKIAAKKVPRFSAGATLKAVVNGKAIAKPAKKKPVAKTKKK encoded by the coding sequence ATGACCAAGGCAGAGTTAGTTGAGAAGATCGCGGCAGAGATCAAGATCTCCAAAGCGGCAGCGGCAAAGGCACTTGCGGTGGTCACAGGCAGCATCACACAGGCAATGAAGAAAGGCGACAAGGTGACCCTTGTTGGGTTCGGTACGTTCTCTGTTGCCAGCCGTGCGGCCCGGAAGGGAAGAAACCCCCGGACAGGAAAAGAGATCAAGATAGCCGCGAAAAAGGTTCCCAGGTTCTCCGCGGGAGCAACGCTGAAGGCTGTGGTCAACGGCAAGGCGATCGCGAAACCGGCCAAGAAGAAACCGGTGGCCAAAACGAAAAAGAAATAG
- a CDS encoding pentapeptide repeat-containing protein, which yields MELTQITQDELEMILFRHERWTKGGGEGARADFSGIDLSGIDLSGVRLCGANLTFARLCGANLIGADLSRANFIGADLSHARLTEVDFYRANLYRAFVMNANLTGAQLSCAKLARASFVGADLTRADLTDANLTGTDFTNATWIDGTKRTSASSGCL from the coding sequence ATGGAGCTGACACAGATAACACAGGATGAGCTGGAAATGATCCTCTTCAGGCATGAGCGATGGACGAAAGGCGGCGGTGAGGGTGCGCGCGCCGATTTCTCCGGCATTGACCTTTCGGGCATTGATCTTTCCGGTGTCAGGCTTTGCGGGGCCAATCTGACCTTTGCCAGGCTTTGCGGGGCCAATCTTATCGGCGCCGATCTTTCCCGCGCGAACTTCATAGGGGCCGATCTCAGTCACGCCAGGCTCACCGAGGTCGACTTTTACCGCGCCAACCTGTACCGCGCGTTCGTCATGAATGCCAATCTTACCGGCGCACAGCTGAGCTGCGCCAAACTCGCCCGCGCCAGCTTCGTTGGCGCCGACCTTACCCGCGCGGACCTCACGGATGCCAATCTGACAGGCACCGACTTCACAAACGCCACGTGGATCGACGGAACAAAGAGAACATCGGCGTCCTCTGGCTGTCTCTGA
- a CDS encoding nicotinate phosphoribosyltransferase → MNKKPVLDLTATYTDLYELTMGQAYFLTGRKDEPAVFDYFFRKNPFKGGYTIFAGLSDLLAVLEGFRFSKDDLDFLKGQSFHRDYLAYLKGFRFRGTIYSQREGDVVFPTRPILRVDGDLIETQLIETVLLNILNFQSLIATKASRMRLAAGDGVLIDFGLRRAQGLGGYHASRAVVIGGFAGTSNVRTARDYDLQAFGTMAHSYVQSCESEIEAFRSFAAARPNDCVLLVDTYNTLKSGIPNAITVAREMEKRGHRLKSVRLDSGDLAYLAKRSRVMLDEAGLHYVRIAASNQLDEYVIRSLVAQGAPIDTFAVGTNLVTGQPDAALDGVYKLAWTNGHSVIKLSETVSKITLPDKKQVWRAINGQGLFLGADVIGFDDETNIDIMHHPFEPHKSLALHPYEIEPSLQLVMAKGKIVHDPPALSQTVQYSRERLAMLPAEYKRFENPHVYKVGISGRLKALRDSLVAQHGG, encoded by the coding sequence ATGAACAAAAAACCTGTTCTGGATCTTACCGCGACATATACCGACCTGTACGAGCTCACCATGGGGCAGGCCTATTTCCTGACCGGACGAAAGGATGAGCCCGCCGTATTTGATTACTTTTTCCGCAAGAACCCTTTCAAGGGCGGATACACGATCTTCGCCGGCCTGTCGGACCTGCTGGCCGTCCTGGAGGGCTTTCGCTTCAGCAAGGACGATCTCGATTTTCTGAAAGGCCAGTCTTTTCATCGGGACTATCTGGCCTATCTTAAGGGCTTCCGATTCAGAGGCACCATTTATTCTCAACGGGAAGGCGATGTGGTATTCCCGACGCGCCCCATCCTGAGGGTCGACGGCGACCTGATCGAGACCCAGCTCATCGAGACCGTGCTGCTCAACATACTCAATTTTCAGTCGCTCATCGCCACCAAGGCAAGCCGGATGCGCCTTGCCGCGGGAGATGGCGTGCTCATCGATTTCGGCTTGCGCCGCGCGCAAGGATTGGGTGGGTACCACGCCAGCCGAGCGGTCGTCATCGGCGGGTTCGCCGGGACCAGCAACGTACGGACGGCACGGGACTACGACCTGCAGGCATTCGGCACCATGGCGCATTCCTACGTGCAAAGCTGCGAGAGCGAGATCGAGGCCTTCCGGAGCTTCGCCGCCGCCCGCCCGAATGATTGCGTGCTGCTCGTGGATACGTACAACACCCTGAAGAGCGGCATACCCAACGCGATTACGGTGGCAAGGGAAATGGAAAAAAGGGGTCATCGACTGAAATCTGTCCGCCTGGACAGCGGGGACCTGGCCTACCTGGCCAAGCGAAGTCGTGTCATGCTGGATGAAGCGGGATTACACTACGTCAGGATCGCCGCGTCCAACCAGCTCGACGAGTATGTCATCAGAAGCCTTGTGGCGCAGGGGGCGCCCATCGACACTTTCGCTGTGGGAACCAACCTGGTCACGGGACAACCCGATGCCGCCCTTGATGGCGTCTACAAACTCGCGTGGACCAACGGACATTCGGTCATCAAGCTCTCGGAGACCGTCTCCAAGATCACCTTGCCCGACAAGAAGCAGGTATGGCGGGCCATCAATGGTCAGGGACTGTTCCTGGGCGCCGATGTGATCGGATTCGATGATGAAACGAACATTGACATCATGCACCATCCATTCGAACCCCATAAGTCTTTGGCCCTCCATCCTTACGAGATCGAGCCGTCACTGCAACTTGTCATGGCCAAAGGCAAGATCGTCCATGATCCCCCTGCCCTGTCCCAAACGGTGCAATACAGCCGCGAACGCCTGGCGATGCTCCCCGCGGAGTACAAACGCTTCGAAAACCCGCACGTCTACAAGGTGGGTATCAGCGGCAGACTCAAGGCCCTAAGGGACAGCCTGGTCGCACAACACGGAGGATGA
- a CDS encoding universal stress protein, whose translation MLKPTRILVPTDFSEHSDRALAQGLDIAKQYRAKLILLHVLPEDIYRSGLEVVFLEEKVRHEIRDRATDSARESLQAQLGRFPQSTEVEATAHVRWGVPYDEILKEGEEQGIDLIVIASLGRSNISKYLMGSVARNVLKGSNCPVLLTK comes from the coding sequence ATGCTGAAACCAACGAGGATCCTGGTACCGACTGATTTTTCGGAGCATTCCGACAGGGCATTGGCGCAGGGCTTGGACATAGCGAAGCAATACAGGGCAAAGCTCATCCTCCTCCATGTTCTTCCCGAGGACATTTACCGCAGCGGCCTGGAGGTGGTCTTCCTTGAAGAGAAGGTACGCCACGAGATCCGGGACAGGGCGACAGATTCGGCCCGGGAGAGCCTGCAGGCGCAGCTCGGCAGATTCCCGCAGTCCACGGAGGTCGAAGCGACCGCGCATGTCCGCTGGGGAGTTCCCTACGACGAGATATTGAAGGAAGGAGAAGAGCAGGGGATCGACCTGATCGTTATCGCGTCTCTCGGGAGATCGAACATTTCGAAATATTTGATGGGTAGCGTTGCCCGCAACGTCCTCAAGGGTTCCAACTGCCCTGTGTTGCTGACGAAATGA
- a CDS encoding PAS domain S-box protein produces the protein MDPKKDELDPRRMEELLRDEIARWRLLIEQSRDGIVVLDQNGQVYEANRRFADMLGYSMDEVHQLYVWDWDHEFSKEELLGMIRAIDPAGDHFETRHRRQDGAIIDVELSNNGCVYRGQKLILCICRDITERKRTEKEREELIAELQTALAEITTLRGIIPICSNCKKIRDDKGYWEQVETYVSRHTPAEFTHGLCPECVGKLYPELTVDPDADKGE, from the coding sequence ATGGACCCGAAAAAGGATGAACTCGACCCACGGAGAATGGAAGAACTCCTCAGGGATGAGATCGCACGGTGGCGGCTTCTGATCGAGCAGTCACGGGACGGGATCGTTGTCCTCGATCAGAATGGCCAGGTGTATGAGGCGAACAGGCGGTTCGCGGACATGCTCGGCTACTCCATGGATGAGGTCCATCAGCTCTACGTGTGGGATTGGGACCACGAGTTCTCAAAGGAGGAACTGCTGGGGATGATCAGGGCGATCGACCCCGCGGGCGATCACTTTGAGACCCGGCACCGTCGACAGGATGGCGCCATAATCGATGTGGAGCTCAGCAACAACGGGTGCGTCTACCGGGGACAGAAGCTGATCCTCTGCATATGCAGGGACATAACCGAGCGGAAGCGGACCGAAAAGGAACGGGAGGAGCTTATCGCCGAGCTTCAGACGGCGCTGGCGGAGATCACGACCCTGAGGGGGATCATCCCTATATGCTCCAACTGCAAGAAAATAAGGGACGACAAGGGGTACTGGGAACAGGTCGAAACCTACGTCTCCAGGCACACACCGGCCGAGTTCACCCACGGCCTCTGCCCGGAATGCGTGGGGAAGCTCTACCCTGAATTGACCGTGGACCCGGACGCTGACAAGGGGGAATAG